The proteins below come from a single Ktedonobacteraceae bacterium genomic window:
- a CDS encoding DUF5808 domain-containing protein, which translates to MPKRKKRGKFLSPGNILWIAVLLALFGLAINQQLNRSPEERTWHGSVLGIPYDLRVPTIDKLQATFWNKDNPQLLVPTAFGMGWTINFYPLFHPRNDGQGARTGL; encoded by the coding sequence ATGCCAAAGAGAAAAAAGAGGGGCAAATTTCTGAGTCCGGGTAACATTCTTTGGATTGCGGTGCTTTTGGCGCTATTCGGGTTAGCGATCAACCAGCAACTGAATCGGTCGCCAGAAGAACGCACCTGGCATGGGTCAGTCCTGGGCATTCCATATGACTTGCGCGTGCCGACTATTGACAAGCTGCAGGCTACTTTCTGGAACAAGGATAATCCGCAGCTACTGGTGCCAACAGCATTTGGGATGGGTTGGACGATCAATTTTTATCCGCTGTTTCATCCAAGGAATGATGGCCAGGGAGCCAGGACTGGATTGTAA
- a CDS encoding GNAT family N-acetyltransferase, whose protein sequence is MNITTYKQAGDFLARAQAELERNEVLNNLLLGIALRLQQFPEHIEIPPYLATVEDEGELIMAALMTPLFRLVVTSNLVDAFGEAPSLIIYNLREDGWRVPGVIGPSYLSDLFAQTWTSLTGEKAHVRTRERLFELTHVIAPRPGPGRLRVATPDDTVLVARWVKAFMQEALRESISDEEADSLARRRIGNHEFYLWELPDGAIVSMLNTTRPVGHIISISFVYTPPELRGQGYASRSVAALSQHLLDSGWERCSLFTDLSNPTSNSIYQRIGYRAVCDFNEYDFSQE, encoded by the coding sequence GTGAATATCACAACGTACAAGCAGGCCGGCGATTTTCTTGCGCGGGCACAAGCTGAACTGGAACGCAACGAGGTACTGAACAACCTGCTCCTTGGTATCGCGCTACGCCTGCAGCAGTTTCCTGAGCATATTGAGATTCCGCCTTACCTGGCAACGGTCGAAGATGAGGGAGAACTGATTATGGCGGCGTTGATGACGCCCCTTTTCAGGCTGGTGGTAACCAGCAACCTGGTCGATGCTTTTGGCGAGGCGCCTTCGCTGATCATTTATAATCTGCGCGAGGATGGATGGAGGGTTCCGGGCGTGATAGGACCGTCTTACCTCTCAGATCTCTTCGCTCAGACATGGACCAGTTTGACAGGCGAAAAGGCTCATGTGCGTACACGCGAGCGGCTCTTTGAGTTGACGCACGTTATCGCACCGCGGCCAGGACCTGGCCGATTGCGAGTCGCGACTCCAGATGATACAGTTCTGGTAGCTCGCTGGGTGAAAGCCTTTATGCAAGAGGCGCTACGAGAGTCTATCAGTGACGAGGAGGCGGATTCTCTGGCGCGAAGGCGAATCGGTAACCATGAATTCTACCTGTGGGAGTTGCCGGATGGGGCTATTGTTTCGATGCTAAACACAACACGCCCGGTTGGGCACATTATCAGCATCAGTTTTGTTTACACGCCACCGGAATTGCGGGGACAGGGATACGCTTCGCGCAGCGTTGCCGCTCTTAGCCAGCACTTGCTTGATAGCGGTTGGGAACGATGCAGCCTCTTTACCGATCTTTCCAATCCGACCTCGAATAGCATTTACCAGCGCATAGGCTACCGGGCGGTGTGCGATTTTAATGAATATGATTTTTCGCAGGAATAG
- a CDS encoding HAD family hydrolase: protein MRYHFLIDADDTLWENNIYFERAIHEFIEFLNHSRLTPDEVRAVIDEFERANGIGSANFTKSLEETYRHLAENEFREEDLQHVRKFGEQIRAHPLEFLEGVEETLEYLSARHDLILLTKGDREEQLFKVEQSGVERFFREVVVAHEKNVATYEEIVRRLGLDANMTWMIGNSPRSDINPALAAGLRAVFVPHPHTWHMEHEEVTPVDDGRLLTLSRFAELRNYF from the coding sequence ATGCGCTACCATTTCTTGATTGATGCCGATGATACGCTTTGGGAGAATAATATTTACTTTGAACGGGCCATTCATGAATTTATTGAGTTTCTCAATCATTCTCGCCTGACGCCGGACGAGGTACGAGCGGTGATCGACGAGTTTGAACGAGCCAACGGCATCGGGTCGGCAAATTTCACTAAAAGCCTGGAGGAGACGTACCGGCACCTGGCGGAAAATGAGTTCCGCGAAGAGGACTTGCAGCACGTGCGAAAGTTTGGAGAGCAGATTCGGGCACACCCGTTAGAATTCCTTGAGGGCGTTGAGGAGACGCTGGAGTATTTATCCGCGCGCCATGATCTGATTCTGCTGACGAAAGGCGACCGCGAGGAGCAACTGTTTAAGGTCGAGCAGTCGGGCGTCGAGCGGTTTTTCCGAGAGGTGGTCGTGGCGCATGAGAAAAATGTGGCGACGTATGAGGAGATTGTACGACGCCTGGGGCTTGATGCAAATATGACCTGGATGATTGGCAATTCTCCGCGTTCTGATATTAACCCCGCGCTGGCAGCCGGATTGCGCGCGGTGTTTGTGCCGCACCCTCATACGTGGCACATGGAGCATGAAGAGGTGACGCCTGTGGACGATGGAAGACTGCTGACGCTCTCACGTTTCGCGGAACTGCGGAATTATTTTTAG
- a CDS encoding DUF5808 domain-containing protein encodes MSLWLFLLLMCVLLIAVVLALFWHPQRFPTKANTFADRRSSDVIFRDDDRYWYAEVFYNNPDDPALFVPKRFGWGWTMNFGHPQARFVLIGMVLIVLVFGILLPVLASGLAPTGCHTFGCSP; translated from the coding sequence ATGAGTTTGTGGCTCTTTCTCTTGCTGATGTGTGTACTGCTGATTGCGGTCGTCCTGGCCCTTTTCTGGCATCCCCAGCGCTTCCCGACAAAGGCAAATACGTTCGCTGATCGCAGGAGTAGCGATGTCATTTTTCGTGATGATGACCGGTACTGGTACGCGGAGGTCTTTTACAACAATCCCGACGATCCTGCTCTGTTTGTTCCGAAGCGCTTCGGTTGGGGATGGACGATGAATTTTGGCCACCCGCAGGCCAGGTTCGTGCTGATTGGGATGGTCCTGATAGTGCTGGTGTTTGGGATTCTCTTGCCTGTGCTCGCCTCTGGTCTGGCACCCACCGGATGTCATACGTTTGGATGCTCGCCATAG
- a CDS encoding antibiotic biosynthesis monooxygenase family protein, whose translation MYIVVNKIAVPPEHRQRALEGFKHALPSMKRFSGFLGFELWTAEDGTILGVSRWESKEAVDEYLQHDLFRQHHGGPARQQEDPSITTRYTAEVLS comes from the coding sequence ATGTATATCGTAGTCAACAAGATAGCTGTACCGCCAGAACACCGCCAGCGGGCGCTCGAAGGTTTTAAGCACGCCCTTCCCAGCATGAAGCGCTTCAGCGGCTTCCTCGGATTCGAATTGTGGACCGCCGAAGATGGCACCATTCTCGGCGTCTCCCGTTGGGAATCAAAAGAGGCAGTAGACGAATACCTGCAACACGACCTCTTCCGCCAGCATCACGGCGGCCCTGCGCGCCAGCAAGAAGACCCCTCGATTACAACCCGTTATACCGCCGAAGTTTTGAGCTAG
- a CDS encoding GNAT family protein yields MLKFDKRIGQCGRNSIWYLSSFLAAFAIRLSNFSRIPDLTGKKLGLTLVNAGLDFARKQFAPDYFRLFVLTFNQRAIKVYERAGFEHVGIYVQKNSNGEREFQEMRRTA; encoded by the coding sequence ATGCTGAAATTCGACAAGCGAATCGGGCAATGCGGTAGGAACAGCATCTGGTACCTGTCCTCATTCCTGGCAGCTTTTGCCATCCGCTTGTCGAATTTCAGCAGGATACCAGACCTGACAGGCAAGAAGCTGGGTCTGACGTTGGTTAACGCAGGTCTCGATTTTGCCAGAAAACAGTTTGCCCCTGATTACTTCCGCCTTTTCGTCCTCACGTTCAATCAGCGTGCGATCAAGGTATATGAGCGCGCAGGTTTCGAGCACGTAGGAATCTATGTTCAAAAGAACAGCAATGGAGAGCGCGAATTTCAGGAGATGAGAAGGACAGCGTAG
- a CDS encoding dienelactone hydrolase family protein, whose amino-acid sequence MCYDNDARPPVPPVSGSARGEDIILTAADGNRFAAYVGHPEKPTGAQIVIFPDVRGLHQFYKELAIRFGETGTTAIAIDYFGRTAGTGPRDDSFEFWPHVQQMQAAGLEADANAAFDYLRQGEGANNPTFTVGFCMGGTLSLLTATRPVGLAGAIGFYAGLTRALPAFGGATLLEQAKNIKYPVLGLFGGADQGIPVSDVEKFNQELHKAGIEHSITIYPEAPHSFFDRRADQYAEASADAWQRVLAFIADHSRK is encoded by the coding sequence ATGTGCTATGACAACGATGCGCGTCCTCCGGTGCCACCGGTAAGCGGGTCTGCTCGTGGTGAGGATATTATTTTGACGGCAGCGGATGGTAATCGTTTTGCGGCGTATGTAGGCCATCCTGAGAAACCAACGGGGGCGCAGATAGTGATCTTTCCAGATGTGCGAGGGCTGCACCAGTTCTACAAGGAGCTGGCGATTCGCTTCGGGGAGACGGGAACCACTGCTATCGCGATCGATTATTTTGGCCGGACGGCGGGTACGGGGCCGCGCGACGACTCGTTCGAATTCTGGCCGCATGTGCAGCAGATGCAAGCGGCAGGTCTTGAAGCGGATGCGAACGCGGCGTTCGATTACTTGCGCCAGGGCGAGGGCGCGAACAACCCGACGTTCACGGTTGGCTTTTGCATGGGTGGAACCTTGTCGCTGCTGACGGCTACACGCCCGGTGGGTTTGGCCGGGGCAATTGGATTTTATGCCGGACTTACCAGGGCTTTGCCGGCATTTGGCGGTGCTACGCTACTTGAGCAGGCCAAAAATATTAAATACCCGGTGCTGGGTCTTTTTGGTGGAGCGGACCAGGGCATTCCTGTGAGCGATGTAGAGAAGTTTAACCAGGAACTGCACAAGGCGGGGATTGAGCACTCGATTACTATCTATCCAGAGGCGCCGCACAGTTTCTTTGATCGCCGTGCCGACCAGTATGCCGAGGCATCGGCGGATGCGTGGCAGCGCGTGCTTGCGTTTATCGCGGATCATTCACGGAAATAG
- a CDS encoding FAD-dependent oxidoreductase: MAYRFQVNRQTCINCGICMDLCPVRCLDMTRPSGEGEIGAEQDLRSPIPGPFAERPWMMLVPVQVAQCVGCQVCVQECPTNAITIESSIKELSYAKRGPVAYMPPEHGWQPLDAYTRANPEEPGETPWGENHAWRVAERKATWQSWRTWLGERKEDLRAPCQAACPVGTNAGLYVSLIAEGRYDEALRVASEPNPFPAICGRVCTAPCEDACRRGEFDLPIAIRDLKRFATDHGTTMKRRIAPPKHKYLERVAIIGAGPTGLSAAYYLARRGYSVTVFDAMPVAGGMMAIGIPDYRLPRTELNRDIDAIRELGVEMRLNTAIGRDIGLDDLQRDYDAVLIAVGAQRSQRLGIPGEGELKGVIPATTFLKDFNLDPNTRLEGEVAVVGGGSTAMDAARSALRAGASKVHILYRRSRVEMPAQTEEVRAALAEGIALHELVTPVQILSFDGHVHAVRCQRMALSDPDEKGRRRPVPVLGTEFDLPVDIVLVAIGEAPDPSFLPEGTSVGVAPWGGLLINQATLATGAPGVFAAGDVTYGPKSIIHAAAHGRKAARSIHAYLAKIPPHRVHEMPDDEFETESMLPPDGRITLDLRPMAREIMPLRNGDASRDRSIEFATGFMEEQARREASRCLRCDLAYLCPSIHVISVDTVVSTTRRQ, from the coding sequence ATGGCCTATCGTTTTCAGGTCAATCGACAAACATGTATTAATTGTGGTATCTGTATGGACTTATGTCCTGTACGTTGTCTCGACATGACGCGGCCCTCTGGAGAGGGCGAAATCGGCGCTGAGCAAGATCTCCGCAGCCCCATCCCCGGTCCTTTTGCTGAGCGCCCCTGGATGATGCTCGTCCCGGTGCAGGTCGCGCAATGTGTGGGATGCCAGGTATGTGTCCAGGAATGCCCCACCAACGCCATCACCATTGAGAGCAGTATCAAGGAACTGTCCTACGCAAAACGCGGCCCTGTTGCCTATATGCCTCCCGAACATGGCTGGCAGCCCCTTGACGCCTACACGCGCGCGAACCCCGAAGAGCCTGGCGAGACGCCCTGGGGCGAAAATCATGCCTGGCGCGTCGCCGAGCGCAAGGCCACATGGCAGAGCTGGCGCACCTGGTTGGGTGAGCGCAAAGAAGACCTGCGCGCCCCCTGCCAGGCTGCCTGTCCCGTCGGCACCAACGCCGGCCTCTATGTCAGCCTCATCGCCGAGGGGCGCTATGACGAAGCATTGCGCGTCGCATCCGAGCCGAATCCGTTCCCGGCCATCTGTGGACGTGTCTGCACAGCCCCTTGCGAGGATGCCTGCCGTCGTGGCGAGTTCGATCTTCCCATCGCCATTCGCGATCTCAAGCGCTTCGCCACCGATCACGGTACAACCATGAAGCGCCGCATTGCACCCCCGAAGCACAAGTATCTCGAACGCGTCGCCATCATCGGCGCCGGCCCTACCGGACTGAGCGCGGCCTACTACCTGGCGCGGCGTGGCTATAGCGTCACCGTCTTCGATGCCATGCCCGTTGCCGGAGGCATGATGGCCATCGGCATCCCCGACTATCGCCTGCCACGCACCGAACTGAATCGTGACATCGACGCCATCCGCGAACTGGGTGTCGAAATGCGCCTCAATACCGCCATTGGCCGCGATATCGGCCTGGATGACCTGCAGCGCGACTATGACGCTGTCTTGATTGCAGTCGGCGCACAGCGCAGCCAGCGCTTAGGTATTCCCGGCGAAGGAGAGCTAAAAGGAGTCATCCCAGCCACCACCTTCCTGAAGGATTTTAACCTCGACCCCAATACCCGGTTGGAGGGCGAAGTCGCCGTGGTTGGCGGTGGCAGCACTGCCATGGATGCCGCCCGATCAGCGCTCCGGGCAGGCGCCAGCAAGGTTCACATCCTCTATCGTCGCAGTCGTGTCGAAATGCCTGCTCAGACCGAAGAGGTCCGCGCAGCCCTGGCAGAAGGCATTGCGCTCCACGAACTCGTGACCCCCGTTCAGATTCTCAGTTTCGATGGCCACGTACATGCCGTTCGCTGTCAGCGCATGGCGCTCTCCGACCCCGACGAAAAAGGACGCCGCAGGCCCGTTCCGGTCCTGGGCACCGAATTTGATCTGCCCGTCGACATCGTCCTGGTCGCCATCGGCGAAGCGCCCGACCCGTCCTTCTTACCGGAGGGAACCAGCGTCGGCGTCGCTCCCTGGGGTGGTCTGCTCATCAATCAAGCAACGCTCGCTACCGGCGCTCCTGGCGTCTTCGCTGCCGGCGACGTCACCTATGGGCCAAAATCCATCATTCACGCCGCCGCCCATGGTCGCAAGGCTGCCAGATCGATCCATGCCTACCTGGCCAAAATCCCACCACATAGGGTGCATGAGATGCCGGATGATGAATTCGAGACGGAATCAATGCTTCCGCCGGATGGCAGAATCACACTGGACCTCCGCCCGATGGCGCGCGAAATCATGCCATTGCGTAACGGCGATGCCTCTCGCGACCGCTCCATCGAATTTGCCACGGGCTTTATGGAAGAACAGGCGCGGCGTGAGGCAAGTCGTTGCTTGCGCTGCGACCTCGCCTACCTCTGTCCATCTATTCACGTCATCTCGGTTGATACAGTCGTCTCAACCACCAGGCGTCAATGA